The Mycolicibacterium fluoranthenivorans genomic interval CACCGGGCAGGGCGTCGTACACCACGAATTCGTCGCAGGCCGCGGCCAGCGCACGGCTCGACGATCCCGCCACCCCGATACCAACCACGTAGCGGCCCAGCCGCTTACAGCGTTGCGCCAGTGGGATGTAGTCGGAATCGCCGGCCACGATCACCACATGGGTCAGGTCGGGCAGTCGGAACATGTCCTCGACCGCATCGACCGCCAACCGGATATCGGCGCCGTTCTTGCCGTACGCGGCCGCGGGAAACAGCTGCACGAGGTCGACGGCACGGCCGACCAGCTGTTGGCGGTACCCCGCGTTCACATCGGCCGACCAGTCGGCATATGCCCGGGTGAGCACCAGGGTGCCGAACGACGAGGCGAAGTCCAGCACGGCGCCGACGTCGACGGTGGCGCGGGCCAGGTGAGCGGGGTCCAGTCCCTTGGCCTTATCGCGCTGAAACGAATTGCGCCCGTTCACCTGGTCATACCTCGAGATCACGATGTTGTCGAAGTCGAGGTATACCGCGACACGGGCGGCAGAGGTCTCGGTCATGGGTCCAGTCTTGCTCATCGGGTCGCGGCGTGGCGCGGATCGGTTCCGAGGCCTAGGGTGGAGGTGTTGCATTTGAGGTGGCCCGGACTTTGCCGCCGTACCAACACGGACCGGGAATTCAGGTGGCAATCAGCGATATCGCGGAGTACGCGAACTTGAGTCCGGCGGACGTCGAGGCGATCGGCGCCGAGTTGGACGCGATCCGGTCGGACATCGAAGCTTCCCTGGGTGGCCCGGACGCCACCTACCTGCACCGGGTGATCGCGTTTCAACGGGTACTGGATCTGACGGCCCGGCTGGTGATCGCCGGCAGCACGTCGCGGACGGGCTGGGTGGTCGGCGCGGTCCTGCTGGCGTACGCGAAATCCGTTGAGAACATGGAGATCGGGCACAACGTCAGTCACGGTCAGTGGGACTGGATGAACGACCCGGAGATCCATTCGACCACGTGGGAATGGGACATGGCGGGCACCTCCGCACAGTGGCGCTATTCGCACAACTACCGGCATCACGTGTTCAGCAATGTGCTCGGAGTGGACGACGACCTCGGCTTCGGTGTGCTGCGGGTGACCCGGGATCAGCCCTGGAAGCGCGAGTATCTGCTGCAGCCGCTGCGGAACCTGCTGCTCGCCCTCATCTTCGAATGGGGTATCGCGCGGCACGGAATGCACTCCGAGCACGAGCGGGCCACCACCGAAGCCGGCCGGCGTGCGGTGACGCAGTCGCTGCTCCGCAAGATCGGGCGGCAGGTGGCCAAGGACTACGTCCTGCTGCCGGCTCTGAGCCTGCGCAGATGGCGACGGACCCTGGCCGCGAACGTCACGGCGAACCTGCTCCGCAATCTGTGGGCGTATGTGGTGATCTTCTGCGGGCATTTCCCCGACGGTGTGCAGCAGTTCGCGCCGGAGATCCTGCAGCAGGAGACCCGGGGGGAGTGGTACCTGCGCCAACTCCTCGGCGCGGCCAACTTCAACGCAGGCCCTGTGATGGCTTTCTCCAGCGGTCACCTGTGTTACCAGATCGAGCACCACCTGTTTCCCGACCTGCCCTGCAACCGGTACGCCGAGATCAGCGTGCGGGTCCGGGAACTGTGCGACAAATACGACCTCGCCTACACCACCGGGTCGCTGGCCCGCCAGTATCTGCAGACGCTGCGGACCAACTTCCGGCTCGCGTTGCCCGACGAAGGACTTCGGGGCCGTTGGGGTCTGAAGCAGGTCAACTAATATGAACCGGGTATCCGGCACGCGTGCGTTGCCGGCCGAACGTATGGGCACGGGCGATGACGGAGCACTCCGTAGATGATCACGGTGTGACTGCGGTCGCCGACCTGCAGGCCGGGCTCACCAGCCTCGCCGGGTTGGTGGCAGACAGCCTCGACCTGGACCAGGTGCTCGCCGAGGTGGCCGCCTCGGCCGTGCGTGCCGTCCCCGGCGCCGACGGTGCCGGCGTGACGTTGCTGCAGCCGGAACGCCAGGACGACCCCGTCCTGGCGTCGGCTGCGAGTGCGCCGTTCGTCGCTGAGATCGACACCATCCAATACGTCACGGTGCACGAGGGGCCGAGCATCACCGCCGCGCTGCAACGGCGCACGGTGCGATCAGGTTCGCTCGGGGGGACCAAGCTGTGGCCGCGATTCGGTCCGCGGGTGGGCCGGCTCGGCGTGCACAGTGCGATGGCGGTGCCCCTGTTGCTGGGTGACCGGGTCGTCGGTGCGGTCAGCGTCTACAGCCGCGAGAAGGACGCCTTCGACGAGCATTCGGCGCAGTTCGCGGAATTGTTCGCCAAGCCGGCGGCCGTCGCGGTGCACAACGCCCGGATCCTGGCCGACGCGCTCGCGCTCACCGGTCAGCTGCAGGTGGCCCTGTCGACGCGTCCGGTGATCGATCAGGCGATCGGGATCATCCGCGCGCGTACCGGGCGCAGCGCCGCGGAGGCGTTCGGCCAGCTACGGGCGATGAGTCAGGCCGAGCAACGCAAACTGGCCGAGGTGGCCGAACAGATCGTCGCCGAAGCCGTGCGCCGGGCCCGTGCTCGCCGTGCTGACCAGGCCGGGCCGAACCCGGGGTGTAACGTGGACAGTGTTGGGACCCCAGCCAGTCCGGGATGAGTCAGCTGTCCGCCGTTGATCTCACGAGCAGCAGCTCGCGCCGGGCACGTCGGTGACATCCGACTGTCTGGATCACACCTTGAAACCTTTTCTTAATTCTCAATTCTCGAATAGCCCGTTGTTGGAGCGTCCGGTGTCGGCAACGCCGAGCTTCGGAATTCTCAGCACGTATCCGCCCACTCCGTGCGGCCTTGCCACGTTCAGCGCCGCATTGGCGGACGGATTGTCCGCCAATGGTGCCGACGTGAATGTGGTGCGAGTGGCCGACGGCACCCCCAGCCGTAGCAATCGCGTTGTCGGCGAACTGATCAACGGGTCTCCGTCCTCGGTCGACGCGTGCTCGGATCTGCTCAACAACAGCGATGTCGCGGTCATCCAGCACGAATACGGTATCTACGGCGGTGCCGATGGCGATGAGGTCATCAGTATCCTTGGCGGGCTGCAGATTCCGTCGATCGTCGTGCTGCACACCGTCCCCAAGGATCCGACGCGGCATCAGCGTTCGGTGTTGGAGGCGGTGGCGGCCTTGGCGGATCAGGTGGTGGTGATGTCGGATTCGGCCGCGCTGCGGCTGTGTGCAGGGTTCGACGTCGAACGCCGAAAGGTCAGCACCATTCCGCACGGTGCGGCCGTCACGACGTTCGGCCATACCAAGCGAAGCGGTCGCCCCACCCTGCTGACGTGGGGACTGCTCGGCCCTGGCAAGGGCATTGAGCGCGTGATCGACGCGATGGGTTCCCTGCACACGCTCAGGGGCAACCCGCGATACCTGATCGCCGGTCGCACCCATCCGAAGGTTCTTGCCGCAGAAGGTGAGGCCTATCGTGAGGCTCGTGCCGAGCAGGCACGACGCGCCGGCATCTCGGCAGCGGTCCATTTCGACGCCGGCTACCGCGATGTGGCGTCGTTGTCCGCTCTCGCGCAGTCCGCGTCGGTGGTGGTGCTGCCCTACGACTCCACCGACCAAGTCACTTCCGGTGTCCTGGTGGACGCGATCGCCAGTGGCCGCCCGGTGGTCGCGACCGCTTTCCCGCACGCCGTCGAGCTGCTGGCGACCGGAGCCGGCATCGTGGTACCCCACGATGACCCGGACGCGATGACGGCCGCCTTGGAGGCCGTCCTGACCCAGCCCCGGCTTGCCGGGGGGATGGCCGCGGAGGCCCGCAGGCTCGCGCCGGCAATGGCCTGGCCGGTGGTGGCCACCTCGTATCAAGCTGTGGCACAACGAATTCTGGCGAAGCGGTCGAAGCAGACATGGCTGTCATAACGACGGAGTTCGGTCATCTGCTGAGACTCTCGGACCGGCGTGGCACCTTTGAACACGCCGACGGGACGTCGCCTCGCCAGAACCACGGGTACTGCACCGACGATATGGCCAGAGTGCTGGTGGTGGCCAGCCGCGAGCCCGAGGCGGGCGACGCGGTCCACGGGCTGTCCCGGCTGGCGGTGCGATTCCTGGACGAGGCGCAGGCGTACTCCGGGGGATGCCGCAATCGAATGGACCACAGCGGCAAGTGGACCGACAGCTACGCACTGGAGGACTGCTGGGGCAGGTGTCTGTGGGGACTGGGCACGGCCGCCGCGCACAACGACCTGGGTCTGGTGCGCAGGCTGGCGGTGGTGCAGTTCGAGCGCGCCGCCCATGGTCGCTCCGCATGGCCGCGAGCGATGGCCTTCGCCGCCGTCGGGGCCGCTGAACTGCTCAGTGTCGAGCCCGGCAACACCGCGGCCCGGCGCCTGATCGACGATTACGTCGCGGGTCTCCCGGCGCCGAATGACGACCCGAGCTGGCCCTGGCCGGAGGCGCGCCTCACCTACGCCAATGCCGTACTCGCCGAGGCGATGATCGCCGCGGCCGCCGTTGTCGGCGACCCCGCCCTCGGGCAGCGCGGCCTGGATCTGCTGGGCTGGCTGATCGAACGCGAGACACACGGCGAGCACCTGTCGCCCACACCGGTCGGAGGTTGGTCGGCCGGCGAGCACAGGCCCGGGTTCGACCAGCAGCCGATCGAGATATCCACCCTGGCCGATGCGTGTGCCCGGGCAGCCTCCGTCGATGCGCAGTCGATCTGGCCCGACACCGTGCGTGCGGCGGCAGCGTGGTTCCAGGGTGCCAACGACGCGGGATTGCTCATGTGGGACCCCGAGACCGGCGGCGGATACGACGGTCTGCACGAGAACGGCGTGAACATCAATCAGGGGGCGGAGTCGACACTGGCGGCGATGTCCACACTTCAGCTGGCCAGGCGCTTCGCCGGTATTCCGCAGTGACCGGTGCTCCCCAGTGACGCGGACGGACCAGGAACTGGTCACCCGGAGCCCGCTTCGGATGGCGGCCGATCCGACACGTGTCATCACCCGGTTGTTCGTGCCCGGTCAAGAGGGATTCGAAGTCCACGAGTCCCGGGCGGGAGCGGTATTGCGGCGGATACTGGCGCTGGATGAGGACGGTGTGCGGGCGGCCCTGGACGATATCGTCATCCGGTTCGATCGGCGGCACCGCGATCTCGTCGGCACGTTCCGCCGGCACGCACGCGAGCTGTCCGACCGGCTGGACCCGGGGCGGGATCTTTCCGATGCCCGAATCTTGTTGCTGGGCGCAGCTTTCACCAGCGAGTACACCATCGAGGGGGCCGCGCTGTGCAATCCCAGCATCGTCGAGCACCCCGATCAATCGGGGGTGGCGCCGGGCAGTCTGCGCTTTGTGATGAGCGTGCGGGGTATCGGTGAAGGGCATCGGTCGTCCATCGGATTCCGCACCGGCACCGTGGACGGCGCAGGGACGGTCCACTTCGACGATGCCGTGCCGTTCGCGACGGTCGGGACCATCACCTCGACCCTGCTCGACGCCGCGGTGTTTCGCAATGAGCTGGTCAAAGTGTGGGGTTCCGAAGAGACTGCCGGCTATGTGCTCGACGGGCTCGGCGAACGGTTCAGCCGGGGCGATCTGGACGACCGACTGGAGCGGTTACATCGGCACAGTCGCACCAGAGCTCACACTCCGCAGCTGATCGAGTTGATCACTGATATTGCGGACCGCTCCTACGGTGTCGAGTTCCGCGGCGAGATACCCCTTGCCGAGCGGGTGTTGTGGCCGGCGACGGATGCCGAGGAAGCGGGGATGGAGGACGCGCGATTCGTCCGCTTCGTCGAGGACGACGGGCAAGCCACCTACTACGCCACCTATACGGCTTACGATGGAGTCGAGATCAGTCAACAGATGTTGACCACCAAGGACTTTCGGACGTTCGACTCGACACCGATGGTCGGTGCGGCGGCGGCGAACAAGGGATTGGCGCTGTTTCCGCGCCGGATCCACGGGCGATTCGCCGCGATGTCGCGGTCCGACCGGGAATCGAACACCGTCGCCTTCAGTGACCACCTGTCGGTGTGGACGACGACGCAGGAATGTCAGAAGCCCAGCGCCGTGTGGGAAACGCTGCAGTTGGGTAACTGTGGTTCTCCGCTGGAGACCGGCGCCGGTTGGCTGGTCCTCACCCATGGGGTGGGGCCGATGCGCACCTACTCGATCGGGGCGATACTCCTCGACCTCGACGATCCCACCCGGATCATCGGGCGGCTGCCGTTTGCCCTGCTGCATCCCGCGGCCGACGAGCGGGACGGCTATGTACCGAACGTGGTGTATTCGTGCGGGGCGCTGGTACACGCCGACACCCTGGTCCTGCCCTACGGCATCGGCGACTGCGCGATCGGAATCGCCACCGTCGCGCTTCCCGAGCTGCTCGCGGCGATGCAGCCGTAGTCACCGGCCCGGGTGTGTCCCCCGATCGGGGGAACGTGGATTCCCCCGATGCGTGGTCCGGTCGCCCGACATACCGCGGCGCCCGGACCCGGCATTGTGGTGACAACGCCGGAACAATGCGGGCTTGAACCACCCGGGTTGAACGGCGAAAAGCCCAGCCGCACAAGGAGATGACATGACCACCATCGCCCGCCGTATCGCCGCAGGAATCGTCCTTACCGCCGCCCCGACCATGATCGCGTTGGGCGTCGCCGGCAGCGCCGACGCGCAGACCGGCTTCCCGTACCAGGGGAACGCGCCGCAGCCGGGGACCTCCGTGCATCATCACCACCAGAACCACCGCTAGTCGCATTCCCGAAGGGCCCGGACGCCTGTCCGGGCCCTTCGGCATCCGCGAGACACGGAGCTACTTAGTCGGCCGATCGGCAAGGCAATACCGGCCGATAGGCAAGCTCAAATTAGCCTCTTGAACTGTACAAATGCGCGTAAGTAAGTCTCCACCGAATCGTGTCCGTGGGTTGGTGTGATTGAGCCCACCACATGCGCTACATTGTGACGGCAGTCATAGGAAAGGGTGGACATGGGCGGAGCATTGTTAGCAGGCCTGTTGGTCGTTCTGGGTCTCGGATCGATCGCCGCCGTCGTCGCAGCCGCCGTTCTGGGTTACGGGACGCTGGCGTTGGCGATCGGCATCCTCTCCAGCGCCGCATTCGCAGCGCGGACCGTCTGACCTACCGGCGCAGGCGCGGGCCGAGTCCGGTCGCGCGCACGGCTTGGCGGTCGATAGCCGCGCGGACTTCGGCGGCCGACCCCACCACGCGCACCGCTCTCTTGGCGCGCGTCACCGCGGTGTAGAACAGCTCCCGCGTCAACAGCCGTGAATCCTCCGACGGCAACAGCACGGTCACCTCGTCGGCCTGGCTGCCCTGGGATTTGTGGATCGTCATCGCGTGCATGGTGTCGACCTCGGTGAGGCGACCGGTCGAGAACGACGCGGCACCGATCGCCACCCGCAGGCCCTCCGGTGTCGCCACGGTGACGCCGGTGTCCCCGTTGTACAACTTGAGTCCGTAGTCGTTGGCAGTGACCAGCACCGGCCGCCCCGCGTACCACACCGACCACATCGGGTCGCCGGTTGCCTCGGTAAGCCAGCGCTGCACCTGACGGTTCCAGTGCGTCACCCCGAACGGGCCGTGCCGGTGCGCACACAGCAGCCGATGCTCATCCAGTACCGACGTGGCCCCCGGGGCATCGCCCAGCAGCGCGGCTTCACGCAACCGCAGCGCATGCGGCAGCAGGACGTCCCGCAGGGCGTCGCAGCTCGGTGTCCACGCGATGTGCGGTCCACCGGCGGCGAGGACCTCCAGAGCGCCGTCGGCGTCACCGTCCCGGATCGCCGTGGCCAGCGCGCCGATCGATTCGCCGAAGCGGTGCGAGGTGTGCAGCGCGGCGACACGGTCGGCACCCAGGCCGTCCACCAGGTCGGCCAGCACCGCGCCGGCTTCCACCGAGGCCAGCTGATCGGGGTCACCGACCAGGAGCAACCGGGTCTGTGGGCGGACGGCTTCCAGCAGTCGGGCCATCATGGTCAACGACACCATCGAGGCCTCATCGACGACGATGACATCGTGCGGCAGCCGATTGCCCCGATGATGACGGAAGCGCGACGACGTATTCGGCAGTGCCCCGAGAAGCCGATGCAACGTGGTCGCCGGCAGCCCGGTCAACCGCGCGCGATCCACCGGGTCGAGGCGGTCCACCTCGGCGCGGACCGCCTCTTGCAGCCGCGCGGCCGCCTTACCCGTCGGCGCCGCCAACGCGATCCGCGGCGACGCCCGGCCGGCCAGGGCCGCCTGCTCCGCGAGCAGCGCGAGCAGCCGGGCCACCGTGGTCGTCTTACCCGTTCCGGGACCGCCGGTCAGGACGGTGAGGCCCTGGGCCAGGGCCAGTTTCGCGGCCGCCCGCTGCTCGTC includes:
- a CDS encoding glycosyltransferase; this encodes MAVITTEFGHLLRLSDRRGTFEHADGTSPRQNHGYCTDDMARVLVVASREPEAGDAVHGLSRLAVRFLDEAQAYSGGCRNRMDHSGKWTDSYALEDCWGRCLWGLGTAAAHNDLGLVRRLAVVQFERAAHGRSAWPRAMAFAAVGAAELLSVEPGNTAARRLIDDYVAGLPAPNDDPSWPWPEARLTYANAVLAEAMIAAAAVVGDPALGQRGLDLLGWLIERETHGEHLSPTPVGGWSAGEHRPGFDQQPIEISTLADACARAASVDAQSIWPDTVRAAAAWFQGANDAGLLMWDPETGGGYDGLHENGVNINQGAESTLAAMSTLQLARRFAGIPQ
- the recD gene encoding exodeoxyribonuclease V subunit alpha, with translation MTPDFEPADTHVAQRLAALTGETDESVILAVALAVRALRAGSVCVDLRAAAGEFGTDADTWLAAVRASPLIGPPAVLHLFGDLLYLDRYWREEQQVCDDALALLAAQPPGPTPEVARLFPDGFDEQRAAAKLALAQGLTVLTGGPGTGKTTTVARLLALLAEQAALAGRASPRIALAAPTGKAAARLQEAVRAEVDRLDPVDRARLTGLPATTLHRLLGALPNTSSRFRHHRGNRLPHDVIVVDEASMVSLTMMARLLEAVRPQTRLLLVGDPDQLASVEAGAVLADLVDGLGADRVAALHTSHRFGESIGALATAIRDGDADGALEVLAAGGPHIAWTPSCDALRDVLLPHALRLREAALLGDAPGATSVLDEHRLLCAHRHGPFGVTHWNRQVQRWLTEATGDPMWSVWYAGRPVLVTANDYGLKLYNGDTGVTVATPEGLRVAIGAASFSTGRLTEVDTMHAMTIHKSQGSQADEVTVLLPSEDSRLLTRELFYTAVTRAKRAVRVVGSAAEVRAAIDRQAVRATGLGPRLRR
- a CDS encoding fatty acid desaturase family protein, giving the protein MAISDIAEYANLSPADVEAIGAELDAIRSDIEASLGGPDATYLHRVIAFQRVLDLTARLVIAGSTSRTGWVVGAVLLAYAKSVENMEIGHNVSHGQWDWMNDPEIHSTTWEWDMAGTSAQWRYSHNYRHHVFSNVLGVDDDLGFGVLRVTRDQPWKREYLLQPLRNLLLALIFEWGIARHGMHSEHERATTEAGRRAVTQSLLRKIGRQVAKDYVLLPALSLRRWRRTLAANVTANLLRNLWAYVVIFCGHFPDGVQQFAPEILQQETRGEWYLRQLLGAANFNAGPVMAFSSGHLCYQIEHHLFPDLPCNRYAEISVRVRELCDKYDLAYTTGSLARQYLQTLRTNFRLALPDEGLRGRWGLKQVN
- a CDS encoding glycosyltransferase, whose translation is MSATPSFGILSTYPPTPCGLATFSAALADGLSANGADVNVVRVADGTPSRSNRVVGELINGSPSSVDACSDLLNNSDVAVIQHEYGIYGGADGDEVISILGGLQIPSIVVLHTVPKDPTRHQRSVLEAVAALADQVVVMSDSAALRLCAGFDVERRKVSTIPHGAAVTTFGHTKRSGRPTLLTWGLLGPGKGIERVIDAMGSLHTLRGNPRYLIAGRTHPKVLAAEGEAYREARAEQARRAGISAAVHFDAGYRDVASLSALAQSASVVVLPYDSTDQVTSGVLVDAIASGRPVVATAFPHAVELLATGAGIVVPHDDPDAMTAALEAVLTQPRLAGGMAAEARRLAPAMAWPVVATSYQAVAQRILAKRSKQTWLS
- a CDS encoding NYN domain-containing protein — encoded protein: MTETSAARVAVYLDFDNIVISRYDQVNGRNSFQRDKAKGLDPAHLARATVDVGAVLDFASSFGTLVLTRAYADWSADVNAGYRQQLVGRAVDLVQLFPAAAYGKNGADIRLAVDAVEDMFRLPDLTHVVIVAGDSDYIPLAQRCKRLGRYVVGIGVAGSSSRALAAACDEFVVYDALPGVPVFEPVPASEPKKAAGRSKKSEEDEPDPQAAATALLSRALQIGLEKEDAEWLHNSAVKAQMKRMDPSFSEKSLGFRSFSDFLRSRSDTVELDESSTTRLVKLRGDRSD
- a CDS encoding glycoside hydrolase family 130 protein, which translates into the protein MAADPTRVITRLFVPGQEGFEVHESRAGAVLRRILALDEDGVRAALDDIVIRFDRRHRDLVGTFRRHARELSDRLDPGRDLSDARILLLGAAFTSEYTIEGAALCNPSIVEHPDQSGVAPGSLRFVMSVRGIGEGHRSSIGFRTGTVDGAGTVHFDDAVPFATVGTITSTLLDAAVFRNELVKVWGSEETAGYVLDGLGERFSRGDLDDRLERLHRHSRTRAHTPQLIELITDIADRSYGVEFRGEIPLAERVLWPATDAEEAGMEDARFVRFVEDDGQATYYATYTAYDGVEISQQMLTTKDFRTFDSTPMVGAAAANKGLALFPRRIHGRFAAMSRSDRESNTVAFSDHLSVWTTTQECQKPSAVWETLQLGNCGSPLETGAGWLVLTHGVGPMRTYSIGAILLDLDDPTRIIGRLPFALLHPAADERDGYVPNVVYSCGALVHADTLVLPYGIGDCAIGIATVALPELLAAMQP
- a CDS encoding GAF and ANTAR domain-containing protein produces the protein MTAVADLQAGLTSLAGLVADSLDLDQVLAEVAASAVRAVPGADGAGVTLLQPERQDDPVLASAASAPFVAEIDTIQYVTVHEGPSITAALQRRTVRSGSLGGTKLWPRFGPRVGRLGVHSAMAVPLLLGDRVVGAVSVYSREKDAFDEHSAQFAELFAKPAAVAVHNARILADALALTGQLQVALSTRPVIDQAIGIIRARTGRSAAEAFGQLRAMSQAEQRKLAEVAEQIVAEAVRRARARRADQAGPNPGCNVDSVGTPASPG